Below is a genomic region from Miscanthus floridulus cultivar M001 chromosome 1, ASM1932011v1, whole genome shotgun sequence.
TGTGTCTAGAATTTTCAGCATCCTCTGCATCCTGTAGTTCCTTGGATAGCAAAATAATGTCTTCGTGAAAACTTTGTTCAAGACCTTCAAATGTCCGAGGAAGATTATAATTCTcgtatcttgtttcagtccggtCAGTATGAGGTTGGTCCCTAGATTCCTTGCTGGGCTGCTTTTCTAGACCAACCTTTGAATCAGATCTCTTGCCATCGTAAAAGGATTGTGCACGTCCAGCACCTTGGGCTGTATCACTAACAGTCAGCATGATATTACAGAACTGTAAGTAGTAAGTAATAGTTTTTTATCCCTCCAATCAAAAAAGTTTTGTATCCCTCCAATCAAAGATATAGGGTGTCCAACTGCAACTAGTATTATATTTTGCAAGAGATGAAGAAGGGGCCATttgaaaaaaggaaaagaaaagatgtaaaattatCAAATTAAGCAGCAGTACATGCCTTCGTTATATGCATATGACGGAACCTGGCTTGGGACGTTTGGTCCACCTCGATCCCATTGACTCTGTCTCACCTTCGGGGGAGTGTAGTGATGCTCCCCAGAAGCTTGCGCAGGGTCTCTTCCACTGTAGCTATTCTCAGGGTGTTGCTGTACCCTTTGCTGTGCCTGGTAGTGATGCAACTGGGCAGCAACCATAGAGTTGATATCTGCTTCACCGTATTGCCCCTGCCGTCTCATTCTATCCTGCATCTCTGaagcacaaaaatgacaagatcaacaacatatcattctttttttttgataaaacagaTCATGACTCATGGAATCATCAATTCGGAAATCTAGATCAAACAAACACATCACACAGCATCAGCTCAATGTTCTAGGACCCCAAACAAAACTAATACCAGCTTAGGCTATCATAAATTCATAATCGGCCCAACATCTAACCCCACTATATCTTCTAAATTGCACAATTCAACAACAATGCAAGGTAGCAGAACAGTCAGATAAACAGTATCGTCAGATCAGCACTCACGGGAGGACCCATTAAAGGCATCAAATAGCCAAATAGCTCTAGGTTAAGAGTTTGGGAGCTTCAGGTTTCGCACAATAGGCAGGGAACAGAAGGGTGGAGTACCTAGCGGGTGCTCGTCGACGGCGAAGAGACCGACGAAGGCCTCGGCACCtgcgtagggcggcggcggcggcggtagcccCACCCTGTCGTCGCAGGAGAGGGGGAGACCAGGGAGAGAGACAGAGGAGAGCGCACGCGGGCTGATGAAGGGTGACCGGATGTCGGATGCGGCGGCGGCCGTAGCCCAGCAGGATTGTTCGGCCCAGGCGGAGTGCACCCGTACGGGACTTCTCCCGGGCCATTAGCCCATTACCTTTCACGCATTTCTTTTccaaatttatttattttctctctttctttttattttcttattcCTTTTGGTTTCATATTTATTCTTTCTATATGGGACACTAGCAATGTTCAGTGAAATATTGGTTTCAAATAAGTAGCAGTAATCATACTTATTGTAGTACtacaaaaaaatattttactaAGGACGAATATCTTTTTTCCTTTGAAATTGAAATCCGTTTTACATGGAACAAGAACAATTCCATGAACCTTGGAACATTTTTCCCGTATAAGGATATATACGAAATGCTACCTGTCGGGCGTATGATGGACCGCACAAACGTCTTGGACGGCTTTTCAACCCCCGACGCTCGCTCTCGCCTGCCTGTATATTAAAAAAAACGTATCCCTTCGCTTCCTCCTTCCATCCTTACCCCTTTCTACGATCGGCGTCCTCCCCCATCGGGAGCCCCCAACGCCTACAGATCCGATGGCCCTCTCCTCCACCCCGGCGAGATCCACTCGCCCCCTCGCGACAACCATGGAGGTGGCGCAGCGGTGTTGCAGGGGAAAGGGCAGTTCTCCCCCACCTCGACGCGGCGCCCTCCCCACCCCTAGCGGCACCCTCTCTCACCCCCGCGATCGAGCTCCCCCCAccccagcggccatggcgatCCTCGCCCCCACCCCGACCATCGTCGTCGAGCCAAGCCCGgtactggtggcggtggtgctcgtGCGCAGCCGCTCGCCGCCGGCTCCCACCCCATCGACTGGTCCAGCCTCtatcccctatgttgcaaatgtacgcTTCAATTATTTTAGAGgtgtttagaggtatgttgcgattgtttcatatgaatgttgcaaaagtagatcgagagatgttgcacatgttgcctatgttgtaagtgtttcagatgcatgttgcaaacgtttgctcaaaatgtttcatctattttgagaatgtgttgcaagcgtttgatctggatgttgcatatgttttcacacatatgttgcaaccgtgtgttccaaaatgtttcatctgttttagccttctgttgcagcaagtgttttcatgttataagttgcaagtgttctacctggatgttgcatttgtttacacacgtatgttgtaagtgtatgttctAGGTGTTTCATGTTGTACGTGTTTCATGTTGTTCGGAGAGTCAGAGGGCGCCGGGAAATGGGGGCACGACGAGGCGGTGGTCGGCGAACGAATGGGGATGGGGGCGGGGTGCGCGGATGGGAGCGGGTTAGGCATGTGGGCGGGCGTCCGATGGAATTAACCCTCATCGGATGTCTGTGCGCTAGCATTACCCAAAGATATAACTTtctcataaactagaaataatttTCTCTTCAACGTACCATTTTCAAGTGAACTTTGTTTTGTCCTAAGAAACATAGAACAACAATTCCCGTGAACTAGGAGCAGTTTGTTCAACATGTTAACCATTGTTCAATCTGATAATTTGTTTGATGAAAGTCAAGATTCGAGACAGCAGGTAGTTTGGTTTTgaagtttgagaaaaaaaaatcttggGACATGTCTGGAACATGGGAAAAAAATCATGTTCCCGAAACAGGTCTTTAGGGCTCCTCACTGGCTGTAGCTCCGGCTCCTcaagaggagccctgccaaacatttTTCTGGATGAGTCATTTTTGGCTCCTCCAAAACGAGAGAAGCCCCTTAGAGGAAGCCATGCTAGACACCCCCTTAATAGTTTAGAGGGAAAAAACACTTTGGAAGAAATAGTCGCCTAGTCGGTGTACAGGCCCATTGCAAGCAGCCGTGTCCCTCTTCTCTGCCTCAGGCCTGGACCTGGGCCTGGGTCTGCGAGGATTTGAGGGCGGCACCTTATTCTGGGCCGAAAGTAACCACTGTTGCGCTGTTTTCGTTGTTGAAGAACGGGAATAATTTGTTTGCGGAAAAGATTCAGTTTGGCAAACCAAATACATCTTCCACCGGAGACTGGTACATTCGTTTCGTATACAAATACCACTCGATGCAAGTACGACTGTCCATATTTTCGGTATAGTTATTATAAGAAAGTCGGAGTTCAGGTCAAGGTTTTGCATCGTGCttcatcagaaaaaaaaaaacggCAAAAGCATTCTGCAACTCGCCTGGCGGACGAATACGCATCGAACAGAGTAGATGAGTAGAACAAATTCCAGAAGCCATCATCATAGAGAGGTGTCGCGCTTTTGGGTCTGAAAAAGAAAACACAAGCGTCATGACTCAGCAGCCAGCACGCGGCATGAAGCATCCAGCATTCCAGCGCCCCCGAACACGTCGTCGTACCCCAACAACGCGTACCCGGCTCGCCAGGCACCTAGCGTGCGAGAACGCGATGGGCGAGTCCAAATCGTCCTGCTCCGTCCGCCGGTCAAAGAACTGCGTTCCGCTCGCATCGCCGCACGCGTGAGAAGCTTCCACCAAACACCATGCTCTTCTCGTGCATGCATATAGTAGATATAGATAAGCAAAAAAAGTCATCTGCTCAAGCCTATCTATCGCTACCTGGTTTTACCTAGTGCTAGCATTACTTCGTCGTTATCTTTAAGCGCGTCAAGCTATAGGTTACCGGCCGAGCAGGTAAACCTTGTGCGTTCGTCGTTGGTTGGGAGTTGCGAGCAAACCACTCGCAGCCGTCTGTTAAAGACCACGGGGTTCGTCTTCTTCACGTGTCCTTCTCCTCCGCGCCAGCGCCACCTCTCTCTTAGTTACCTGCCCAACTCGGACCCAACTTGGAAGATTAGATTAGACTAGAAGCGTGTTACTTGTAGTATCATTCTACCAGAGAGCCGGCAAAACCCATGCGGCACTGGCTCACGGCGGCACGCATGGAGGATTGCCGGCTCGGCGGCATTGCGTGTCGTCAGTTTACGTGTGCTCTGCTTCGTCAGCTCTGAGATTCTGGAAGCGGTTCCGTCCCGCAGGAGTTGCGTCCTCGTTCCAAATGTACTTTCTGATGACAGAGTTTCAGAAACGATGAGAAGAAATCAATTTGCGTCCTCGTTCCAAATTGGCAGTCCCGTAACGAACGGAATATGCTGTTGACTCGCTCTCTGCTAGCTGCTGTTTCTCGGCATGCAGGGCCAGGTGGTGTGCACGACACAGTAACACGCAGGCAACGAGCTGGACGGCAGTCGGCAGGCTATTCTCAGCttctcaccttgatggcttgatcTCATTTTTAATTTTGTTAACAAAAGAGAAGATCTCATTTTTAGCCGCTTCTAAAAAGCTTAATCATGTCATGAATTTGTCTGGAATAACTCCGAAGAAGCACATGGCGGCTTCCTATAGCTAGCTGAAAAATATGTATCAAGGTCCCGTCGTCAGGCATGGCAGGAGAAATTAAAGTAGCAGTAGTACTCGGGGTGCGTTTTTTTCTTCTTGTAGAATATATAAATCCTCAGATCGGCGGCTAGTTATACTCCTACCGCAATGCAAGGGTTTGTTCGCTGGCGTCGAGACAAATTCAAATGTCAATCCGCACCAACGCGGCTGGTGGGCGATaattaaagaaagaaagaaagcaatGGAGCGCGCCACCGTGGACCAGTTGGTAATGTGGTAAGCATACGCCACTGTAGCCATCGTCACCCACCAACTACTACGCTCTCAATTGACCTATAGCAACTAGCAACATACTAGGCCTGTATGCTTTGTATGTAAATAAAGGCATATCCACAGGGCGTTTCAATAGTATAGTAGTATTGGATCATAAATATTTGAGTGTTCCCATCAAATCTAACAAGACTGCACCTCAAAAAATATGCAGAAACAGTGCGATTTCCTTTCGTTTCCTAATGATAAACACTCAACAACAGTACAAATTTCTCAAATACACCTCTCCTCCCGCTGAACGCACAATCCCGTCACGGCTGCGTCGCCAGAGACGTCACCGGACCGGCGGGCCTAACACTAACCGTTTGCCCGCACCGGCAAACGGCACGCCGCCCAGATCACATGCGCGGGGCTGCGGGGTGCCGTACGCTGCCGCGCAACGAACGAGCCCGCCCTCCGGTTCGGCCGTTCCGCCCGCAGACCTGCGTGCGTTGGCGTTTTGCGTTCGCCAGGAAACGAGCCAAGCTCCGGGCGACCAACAAATCGCGGTCAGATGCGTGGGGGGAGCCCCATCCCATCCACATGGAGGCGAACATGGCGTGCGCGgtgccggccggccggctgccCATCGGATCAGCCTCAAAACACTCGCATGTTCCGTGCTTAATCAATCAATATACTTAACTCGTCTCAGGGTAATGCGGGGGAGAGAGATACACGGACATGCACGCAGAGGTAGAGAGGTGTGACAGGTGCACGTTGGGTATGGGCGCGCCGATGGATGAACAATGAATGAATGAGGCCGATACATGTAGCCGTCTCGCCCACACGTCCTGGCTAGTGGCCACAGACAGTCCCGTGCGAGCAGTGATCATGGAGGAGCTACTGGGGCCCAGCTGGTTGTGCCTGCGCATTAGGAGGACTGAAGGAACACGAGCACCAACACTCGCCATGATCCGGAGTGATCTGATCTGATCCCAACTAATGCTTCATCCATCTGGCCATAAAAAGGTTTGCATGGACCTAAGCGGCTAAGCTAGCGACATTGtcagtctgttcggttggctggttcgtatcgttgctggttcatgaaaaagtactgctggctgatttgtgtgtgagaaaaatactattccgactaaaaatttacgatcatttatgacaagccacagccaaacgaaaaGCTGTGTTTTAGCACAAAGCCTTGTTGTGGGCTTTCTGTGGCCAATGGCACAGGCCGCAGGGGCAAGCAAGGCATGGGTGTCGGTGTTCCCCTCCTGATCTCTCTCGCTTCCAAGCAACAGCTAGGAGTTGCATCCAGCCTGGTATCAGTTGCCGGTTCGTCGCTCGTCGACCCTGCGTTGCGTCTCTCCTGTGCCTTGCTTGCTTGTACCTTTTCTAATCCTGGTTTATACGCCACCGTTTCCACACATGGGTGAATATTCTGGCTTTCGCTCCCCCAATCCAATCATCACACGCCAATCCAACACGCGGTATTCTTTCAGTATACGGAACAGCTAGCTACGCCAGATGGGTCGTGCGTGCTTCAAGGGATCTACTACGTACTACCCACAAGGCCCGGACTCGGCGGTATAGGTCTGTTCGTTTGAAtttatcagtcggcttatcagctagagtttatagtatttttctctcacaacaaaacagttttAGTCGGtttatcagccgactttaataccagccgaacaagccCTATGTTTTTGCCCATTCCCCTTAGAGTCAGAGGTCAATGGTTTCAACCTTTGAAATCTTTGCAAGTAACCGCAATTGTATATTATTATTagggtaaagtccaatttacaaCCTTGAACTCTCgccaaagttcggatttcaacctcgaactccaaaaccggataactttggccctcAAACTCTTGAAACCGTTCAATTTTCAACCCTGGGCTGGTTTCTGGGCGGTTTTGGTGTATGAACAGTAACTTTGATATTTTCGGgtggcgccgaaattttatattattttttttagcatcttaacgtcctcagatgaaaaaactcaaaactacaaagttgtagatctcattgagagctacaacttttggTATAAAAAGTGGAGTTcaatgaaaatactttttataccaaagttgtagctctcaatgagatctacaactttatagttttgagttttttcatctgagaacgttaagatgctcaaaaaaataatataaaatttcgacgcCGTCCGAAAATATCAAAGTTACTGTTCATACACCAAAACCGCCCAGAAACCAGCCCAGGGTTGAAAATTGAACGGTTTCAAGAGTTTgagggccaaagttatccggttttggagttcgaggttgaaatccggacTTTGGCGAGAGTTCAAGGttgtaaattggactttacccttattattatatatatcctTGTACTATTAggatttatatatataatatgctaGTCCCGTAGCCCATATATGTAAGAATTCTAATAAATTTCAAAGGCATGTATATGTTTCTAATGGGTTTTAATGTTACGACTAGAGATGGTACGTAGGATATAGTTGATGTGAAGGTAGACGGTTCTACTATCTGTATATGTATAATATGAACCAACTCCTCTTGGGATAGATAACCAGTTAGATTTTTCTTCCTCTCTTCAAAGGCATGTATATATGTTTCCAATACTAACAGGCTGAACGTGTACTACACCTGAAAAGGTACGGATAAGTTTTGTTGTGAAGCACgactgcttgtgttcttcatAACGGGTCTCCTGCACGTGCTTTTGTTCTTCATAACGGGTCTCACAATAGGTTGCCTTCTAGCCAAACCAGACGATGCTATGTTACTGCTCTGACGACCAGTCCTCGTTAACATCATTAACATTATCATCAAGAACACTGCTCTTCCATTAAATCAGCTGCACTACATCAAATTCCCCCACTGCATTAGTTGAGTTCGACTACATCAAGGAGACTCGAGTAGACTCGAGTAATAACGCCCTTGGTGCCCCGGCACCGATCCCTCTCAAAGGTATAATTTTCAAACCATTAAGTTATGATTTGTTCTATTGCTTTCAATACTACATGTTTGTTTCTATGCTAATTTATGAAAATAGCATGCTCTATTTAATTAGTATTGGAATCGTGTATAGAGATACTATCTCTGTCATGATTTATATTCAGAATATAATGTTATATATGCCTATTTTTTTCAACACGTCCAATATGTCAATCGCAAGGCATTTAAACAGCTTGTAGTATGAACATGCAGGACTCCAAGTCAACTTCCTGGTTTTGCTAATTCACATAATCACATTGATAATTTGATATTATAATAATCCGAGACAGCTAGTTGGAGAGAGGAGTACTACTACTAGTTAAACGCAGCAGTTACAAACTTATTCGATGGTGTGGCGTCAGTAACTTTTAGCACATGGGGTTATGATTGGGGCAAATGGATAAGAATCTCCAATAATTAAACTCCAGCGGCAGTACTCTGACACAGGACAAGAAATTAATAAGCATCTAATCGAGGCCCGATCCCAGGCAGGATCACCTGTTGAGTCTCGACACGAAACTAATCACAGGAACGCCCATCATATGCTGGATGAGAGCCATGTAGTTTAAAAAGGGTAGCGAAGTGGTATAAAAGTATTTCCTTCCATTTTGTTAATTTCATCAATTACAAATTTGAGGGTAACTACAAGATTGGTGAAATAACATAGTACAGCTAATGtaatagaagaagaagaaaaaaaggaaaagtgAACCAAAGATCCATCCCTCCTAATCTCCTATCCTTCCGTCACTCTCCACTAACAAAAGAATGAATTCAATTGAACAAAAGAATCTGAAGCTTGCTTCCTTTCGGTGCCGCTTTGCCTCGCTCCGTCTCCAGCCTAGACTTCGATGCTGGAGCTTTGCTCCAAAAGCCTAaactcaacaaaagaagctaCCCTCCTTTTACGGCTTCTGTGGCCCTCAGTATGAGTGGGTCAGAGACTATATCAAGCCAAATACACTGTTGGGTTCTCAGCTTCTGTAAGGAGGCAACAACTTCACAAGTGAATCCAAAAGCTGGAGCTGGAGCCGGAGAGCTTGGTTAAGCAGGACCTTCAATTTCTTAATCACAATTGCAAAAATTGTGAGCCATTAGTAGTAGACACTGCAGATCTCAGTTCAtggatcatcttcttcttccatcatcaacatgtacaatttGCCAAAGAAATACCCTTTCCTTTGGTTAAATTCACAAGGAGAGAGAATCCTGGCTTAAAGAATAACCGGTGGTGAGTAGATATTACAACAAATCGGTCAATGCTTCTTGTACCTTATATATGTATTCTTTTTTTCTAATATCTTCCTTAAACCTCCTGTGAAGGGACTGACTGACTTACTGACTTTATACAAAGGCTGCAACGGCCTCGGAGGAGGCCATCAGCCGGGATCATCGAATTATTAGGTGAGCAAGCGAGCCTCAGCCAGCGGGGGCGTCTTAGGCTGGAGCTTGGCTTGCTGCTGGGACCAGTAGGCCTGGGCCGCCAGGACCCGGTCGAGCAGCTCCTGAGGCACCGGCTCGCCACGCCGCTGCTGTGGCGAGATGCTCGCTGTGTGCACCAGCGTCTTCCATTTGTCCTGTTCGCACCACAATTTCGACACGGTTAGTTCATCGTCTGTTCAAAATCAAAGTTATGGTCAAAATTTGACCAGAGAATGCAGGCAGTTTCCAACAGGTGCAGCAATGCAGTGCAAAGCAGCCAAGAAGCCTTCCAGTCTAATAAAGGAAAGGTTATCTGATCCCTCAGCCGGACCTTTTTTTTTCTAAAGTCCGGATCGGGTTAGTTGACGTGCAAGAATGGGTCTCCTTTGTTTCTAGGTGAACCATTCTGGTACTAAAACCCACATGACCCAGCCAGCCAAATTACAAAGCTGAAGCGTGGGGACAGCACCAACTGAATCACAAGGACAAAAGTTTTTCAAGAACAAGAGTCTGGCCGAAACCTTCTAAACAAAAAACACAAAATCAGCACGCTCCTGTTGGGTGAGGAGCCTAAAACCCACAAGCACCAAACTATTGGTTAAATCGGCCAAGTAACCTAACCCCACTAGGGATTTTGCATAAAGCATAAGTATACGATCCGCAATTTAAAGGTtcggcaaacaaaaaaaaaaaaggaaatcaaGAGGACCAATCAATAAATCAGGAAAGGACAGTGAGGAAACTAATTATCAGATTTGACGAGAATATGCAGTGCAAAGATATTTTGCTTAGTCTTCAGTTGAAGTCAAAGTCAAGCATTTGACAGTTATTACCTTAAGATCAACGTAAGTACGGTGCTTTGCATTGTCAAAAGCGCGAAGTTTAACATCTCGCCACCTACATGATATCCATAACTATACAGTAAGAATACAGAAGCCAAGAAATTCTTTGTCAGGTCGAATAAGGGGAATAAGAAACTATACCTTCCCGTTCCAAGCTTTTCGACTGCGAGCACAAGTGCTTCTACTTCAGCAACAGAGAACGGGCGCCTGATTCTGCGTTGCCCCTGCTCTGGTGACCTCTTAGACTTATTCGCTGGAACTACAGCTCCTGCATTGGGATCTGCAGCTGCAACTGGAACTAAAGCtcgcgagtttgtggacactttATCGGGTGATGAGACACCCCCAGGGGAGTGCACAGAATCATGATCACTGCCCTGGTAGTTCATTGCTAATGGGGTTAATGCAAGCTCCTGTGATACATCAACTTCACCATGCTTAGAACACGAGTCAGCAGGTGCAATCCTGTATCAGACAAAGTTCACCAATCTGGGTCAGGGTGAAGGCACTTCAAATTATAACATGAAGTGAATTATTATGAAGCATGGTTTGTTACCTTGCGAGGGGTTCGGTAGTATCAATGGTTTCGAGGAAACTGATATCTTCAGGAGCTTGGACTTGCGGGTTTTGTGTACAGTTGGGTTCAAGTGAAAAGCCTAGGTTGTCCAGCATATCATCCTGGCCAATCCCAGCCTGAATTAACGTTTTACTATCATCTCTGACTTTCTTTCCATGGTGAAGAACACCAACACGTAGACCACCTCCAAGAATCGCAGTCACTGCCTCGAGAACAGTTTTCTGCATTGGAAATACTGATTAAACGACAGGAAAACCCATTGAGcagaaaaactaaaaaaaatataATCTCGTTGCACATAAAAAATAAACAGATGTCCTGTACATACCTTTAGTGAGCCAACAGTTGCACTTTCTGGGATTTCAACAAGAAGTTCAGGCACCTTAAAAGACTTAATTCTAAGTTTCACTGCAATGAAAAAGGCAATCTCAGGACTAAATATAGACAGTGGAGATTAAATGAACTTGCTTGGGAGTAAAATCTTACCATGGCAATCATTTGACACACAAGATTTCTGGAATGGCATTGAAGTAGTCCCCTTGTTTGCTGCAGAAGAATCATTACCAACAGATAAGTAACAAAACAGGAAATAACATGAATAGCAAATTCCTGGGTGGAAGTAAAACAAACCTTCAGCATGAGAGTCTCTTCCGGTAACCTTTGTGTTTCCCTTTCCATTTGCTGCACCAAATTCAGATGCTAGAACCGAATGGCGATCAAAGAGCTTCCTCCGCTTGAATGTACTCCTTTGTGTCCTCTGTCGTGTATAATGCATTTTCTTGTTCCGGAAAGAAGGCTTCCGCTCGACATCTGATAGGATCAATGAATTCAAGTTACATGGAGCTGGTTTGAATACAAATTCCATCAATGTAGTGTTACTGAAATATAAAGAAAAGGAAGATCAAGATTTTCCAGTGCTTACCACTGTAGGAAAGATCAGATTTGTGAATCCTCGCTGGAGCAACTTTCCTGTACTTACTAGTGAGCAGCTTCCTTACCCTACTATACTCAGCTGTACAATTGGACCTGAAATCCCTGTTAGTGGTGGTGCTCGGATGAGTGCACCCAGAGGACTTatcgtcatcatcatctctatctaCAGCAAAACCCCCCACTCCCTTTGGGCCCCTTGGTAAGGAGGTTGAGCGGTGAATTTTATCGTCATACAATGGCACCTCGCCGGTGCTGTCAGAGCTGACCAAAGGAGGAGGCTTGGCATCCACATCCATTGAATCAAGCAAATTATACATTTCGGGTGCATTCTTATGAAATCCTGCTGGGGCCGTCGGCATCAGGCTCGCCACTGCATCTCCTGTGAAGGCTCCTGATTCCACGGATTCAGGCGACCACCTGTCTGCGATCACACCAAAATTACAACCCAATTCAGCCTTGGTACAGCTGATCATGGAGGATTCCTTGTCCTGGGCTTCAGACTTTGCCTTAGGATCCTCAATCCGAGCATTATTTGCCGCCCGCTGGAACGCAATGTGGGGGAGAATTGCACTCTCATTGCAGCTATCCTGATCCGTCACCTCATGCTTGAACTGCTTCATTTCCTCATCACACTGCTCCTGCTTCACACGGACATCCTTCGCGCACGCAGCCAAGGCCGGGGCACCGGTGCTCATGTTCCCAAGCGAGCCCACCCCCTCATCAAGCAGCTTCCCTGCCACCGTCGCGAGAAGGTCGAATGCGGACATCTGGGCCGGGCTCCGGGCCTCCTTCTTCCTGACCGATCTCTTGCCCTGCACATTTCACCGAACAAGAAACGCCATCCTTGTCAGACTTGCCAACCAAGGGCAGCGAAGCGAGGGCCGAATCGATGCGCTGAAAGCAGCGTACCCTCGCGGACTTGGGAACGCGCGGCATCTCCGCGACTTGGCCTCCACCGCACGACTCCATCTCTGACGACGACCTCTTTTGGAACACCATTTCTGCTCTTCGCTTCGGTTGCTTGAAGTTTACAAGAGGGTTAGTTAACAACTGGTGGTTGCGCTGTTCATGGCTTGTCATCAACACAAATCTGCAAGAACCAATTAGCCATCAGCAAAGGAAAACTGGTACTAGTAGGTagaataaaaaaaagaaatcatTCATCGGGATCTCCGTAGTAACTTGGGATAAATCTTGTTTAAACCCTCCATTCCATTAATTAAACAGGGAACGATCATACTACTGCGTTTGCAGTAATTAATTACCAAAAGTTCGAATCCCAATACCCCAAGCCGATAGCCGAGAGATCCAGACGTGAAACGGCCAAAATGAAAAGAATTTTCAACAAGCTGCGCTCCAAGAGCGAATCAAAACTCATAGTATTAATTAGGCAAACACAGAAACAGCAGAAGAAATGGAGAGAATTCATACTTCTACTCGTGATCCGAGTTAACACCTCAGAGAGAGGAAATGTTTTTTTTCCTATACGAAATGGTTTCGCCGCTGAATTTAATGCACAAGCAAATAAATTCGCCAGGTAAACCAGTACGCCAAGCGATCAaaaggcagagagagagaggggggaagaGAACCTTTTTAAAACCTCGTGCATCGGAATCCGTGAGGATTAAGCAACTGCCAAAAGGAAAGCGGGCACGTCGATTAAAAAAGAAAGAGCGAACCGCAAACCTCACAGGCGCACAAGAACGTCGAGGAAATCGTGAATCGGGCGAGGCCAGATCCGATCTCGGCACCCGATTCGCAGCAATTCGACGCGAAATTAAGCAAAACCCCGACGAATTCAAACCGCGGCTCCGAAATGTACCGGAATCTCAGAAAGACGCGAATTCACCTCCTTGTCGGAGCACAGCGCGGCGGATCGGACCAAAGCAAGCAGAATTCGGACAGGAGTGCACCGAAACAGGGCGGAGGCA
It encodes:
- the LOC136547784 gene encoding uncharacterized protein, translating into MQDRMRRQGQYGEADINSMVAAQLHHYQAQQRVQQHPENSYSGRDPAQASGEHHYTPPKVRQSQWDRGGPNVPSQVPSYAYNEAQGAGRAQSFYDGKRSDSKVGLEKQPSKESRDQPHTDRTETRYENYNLPRTFEGLEQSFHEDIILLSKELQDAEDAENSRHMERLKEINTQYQEKLLALRARQANYRDEFLHKESLARQQQYQHASMSHYANKSTAGEQHGYHPTALPGEQHGYNPTSAGTPPVAAGGAYGEAHRGYASGQYESFSDRPDYPEFHGGGRGRGRGSEHRGQYPGARAYNSGGRQF
- the LOC136547699 gene encoding telomere repeat-binding protein 5-like isoform X1; its protein translation is MHEVLKRFVLMTSHEQRNHQLLTNPLVNFKQPKRRAEMVFQKRSSSEMESCGGGQVAEMPRVPKSARGKRSVRKKEARSPAQMSAFDLLATVAGKLLDEGVGSLGNMSTGAPALAACAKDVRVKQEQCDEEMKQFKHEVTDQDSCNESAILPHIAFQRAANNARIEDPKAKSEAQDKESSMISCTKAELGCNFGVIADRWSPESVESGAFTGDAVASLMPTAPAGFHKNAPEMYNLLDSMDVDAKPPPLVSSDSTGEVPLYDDKIHRSTSLPRGPKGVGGFAVDRDDDDDKSSGCTHPSTTTNRDFRSNCTAEYSRVRKLLTSKYRKVAPARIHKSDLSYSDVERKPSFRNKKMHYTRQRTQRSTFKRRKLFDRHSVLASEFGAANGKGNTKVTGRDSHAEANKGTTSMPFQKSCVSNDCHVKLRIKSFKVPELLVEIPESATVGSLKKTVLEAVTAILGGGLRVGVLHHGKKVRDDSKTLIQAGIGQDDMLDNLGFSLEPNCTQNPQVQAPEDISFLETIDTTEPLARIAPADSCSKHGEVDVSQELALTPLAMNYQGSDHDSVHSPGGVSSPDKVSTNSRALVPVAAADPNAGAVVPANKSKRSPEQGQRRIRRPFSVAEVEALVLAVEKLGTGRWRDVKLRAFDNAKHRTYVDLKDKWKTLVHTASISPQQRRGEPVPQELLDRVLAAQAYWSQQQAKLQPKTPPLAEARLLT
- the LOC136547699 gene encoding telomere repeat-binding protein 5-like isoform X2 — protein: MTSHEQRNHQLLTNPLVNFKQPKRRAEMVFQKRSSSEMESCGGGQVAEMPRVPKSARGKRSVRKKEARSPAQMSAFDLLATVAGKLLDEGVGSLGNMSTGAPALAACAKDVRVKQEQCDEEMKQFKHEVTDQDSCNESAILPHIAFQRAANNARIEDPKAKSEAQDKESSMISCTKAELGCNFGVIADRWSPESVESGAFTGDAVASLMPTAPAGFHKNAPEMYNLLDSMDVDAKPPPLVSSDSTGEVPLYDDKIHRSTSLPRGPKGVGGFAVDRDDDDDKSSGCTHPSTTTNRDFRSNCTAEYSRVRKLLTSKYRKVAPARIHKSDLSYSDVERKPSFRNKKMHYTRQRTQRSTFKRRKLFDRHSVLASEFGAANGKGNTKVTGRDSHAEANKGTTSMPFQKSCVSNDCHVKLRIKSFKVPELLVEIPESATVGSLKKTVLEAVTAILGGGLRVGVLHHGKKVRDDSKTLIQAGIGQDDMLDNLGFSLEPNCTQNPQVQAPEDISFLETIDTTEPLARIAPADSCSKHGEVDVSQELALTPLAMNYQGSDHDSVHSPGGVSSPDKVSTNSRALVPVAAADPNAGAVVPANKSKRSPEQGQRRIRRPFSVAEVEALVLAVEKLGTGRWRDVKLRAFDNAKHRTYVDLKDKWKTLVHTASISPQQRRGEPVPQELLDRVLAAQAYWSQQQAKLQPKTPPLAEARLLT